The segment CACCCCGCCCCTGAGCTCGGGCGCACTCGCCGGAATCACCCGGGAACTCGTCCTGGAGTGGTTCGGCGCCAAGGAGAACGACCTCCCGATGTCCGCGCTCACCAACGCCAGCGAGGCCTTCCTCGCCGGCTCGGGACGCGACATCCAGCCCATCCGAGCAGTCGATGGACAGGTCCTGGCCGAATCGCCCGGACCCGTCACCAGCGAAGTCGCCAAGGTCTTCGCCGAACGCTCCGCGGCGGACATGGACCCGTGAACGTCCCGGCACCTCCTCAACCGAGGAGGTGCTGCTCGATCTCGTCGTCGAGGTCAACGACCTCGCCCTCGTGCCCCGCGGGCACGATCTCATAGGTGCGGTGCAGGAACTCGGCGAGCGGCGGCACCGGAGCCGAGAACTGTGCGTGACCGAAAGGGGACGACAGCGCGATGCTGATGTTGCGTTCGCCGTCCTCCTGCGAGGGCCACACGCGCACGTCGCCGTCACCCACCTCGCGAACAATCCCCACCGTGAGCAGCTCACGAGCGAAAATCCACTCCACGGGCTCGTCCTCACCCACATGGAAGGCCACCGTCACCGCGTAGGGATCCGCGGCAGTGTACTCCAGTCGTGCGACCAGAGGAACGGTCGTGCTACCGGGGACCACGAGCCTCAAGCCCAGGTCCGCGGTCGCAGTGGTGCCGCTACTGTTCATCATCGCCAAACCTTTTCTCGTCCGGCCCCGCGCTGCGCGGGCTGGTTTCAGGTCTCACCCGTTCCAACTCGGCCAGCCGATCGCTATGACGCACAAAAGCCGGAAGACTTTTCAAACGGGCTCCGGGCGGTGGCGCCTGCAAAGCCACCCTAGCCCCACGTCACTCTAATGAGCTGGAGAAACGCGGAATTCCACCTCACACTGTGTGCCGCGTCACCGAATGTGACCATAAGTGCGAGCGCGCGCCGGGCCCCGCCACGAATGCCTTGCCAGTGCGGCTTTCCCACGCCTTGGTCGGTCCATGGTGGTTTGTTGCCCCTCGTGATGAGATCTGCGTCACTCTCGACCTCTCCTCGGGAAGTCCAG is part of the Spiractinospora alimapuensis genome and harbors:
- a CDS encoding SsgA family sporulation/cell division regulator — protein: MNSSGTTATADLGLRLVVPGSTTVPLVARLEYTAADPYAVTVAFHVGEDEPVEWIFARELLTVGIVREVGDGDVRVWPSQEDGERNISIALSSPFGHAQFSAPVPPLAEFLHRTYEIVPAGHEGEVVDLDDEIEQHLLG